A stretch of Cryptococcus decagattii chromosome 7, complete sequence DNA encodes these proteins:
- a CDS encoding methionyl-tRNA formyltransferase, whose protein sequence is MVLARQPFLLRIPCKQQARTHSLRCFSATCKRWDEKGPFRILFCGSDEFSVASLKAVHKAKDVWSSIDVVVPPEREIGRGGKHAHHEKYIPALRLYAEQHNLPISIIPPIGLKTWSPPEPFTSSRLDSSHVLLTASFGHIIPLRLLKLFTPIQRLNVHPSLLPRWRGAAPVQWTIANGDEETGVTVQTLVRYALGVDAGDILARAEGIKVPHDARYENFLPSLAEAGGNLLVDVLRKIKNGTITIATQDERYITLAPKVTHETSRIHWADHTAELIDRLHRGFAHQYPVWTSFLDTTAQILSLHPIHPSSLPKSLSQPETVRSGTAILYKQGKSRRLFVACARNSWIEVQEIKMAGKKALGIKEWWNGLPKNVRESGEVVFQ, encoded by the exons ATGGTGCTTGCCAGACAGCCTTTCCTGTTACGAATCCCATGCAAACAACAGGCAAGAACACACTCGCTGCGTTGCTTCTCTGCAACATGTAAAAGATGGGATGAGAAAGGGCCCTTTCGGATACTGTTTTGCGGCTCAGACGAATTCTCGGTCGCTTCCCTAAAAGCAGTACATAAAGCGAAAG ACGTTTGGTCTAGCATCGACGTAGTAGTGCCCCCTGAAAGGGAAATTGGGCGAGGAGGCAAGCATGCCCATCACGAAAAGTACATCC CGGCACTACGTCTGTACGCCGAGCAACATAATCTCCCTATATCGATCATCCCACCCATTGGCCTCAAAACCTGGTCTCCACCCGAGCCTTTCACTTCATCCAGGCTCGACTCCTCACATGTGCTGCTAACAGCGTCTTTTGGTCATATCATCCCTCTCCGGCTCCTGAAGCTCTTCACTCCGATTCAACGATTGAATGTacatccatctctcctaccgagatggagaggagcCGCCCCTGTACAGTGGACTATTGCgaatggagatgaagagacgGGAGTTACTGTGCAGACATTGGTGCGATATGCGCTAGGTGTCGATGCAGGTGATATATTGGCAAGAGCTGAGGGTATC AAAGTCCCTCACGACGCTAGATATGAAAATTTCCTGCCTTCCTTGGCAGAGGCAGGGGGCAATCTTTTAGTCGATGTGTTGcgaaaaataaaaaatgGAACT ATAACCATTGCAACCCAGGACGAGAGATACATCACTCTCGCGCCCAAGGTCACTCATGAGACGTCCCGAATACATTGGGCAGATCATACAGCAGAGCTAATCGACAGATTACATCGCGGATTCGCCCATCAA TATCCCGTCTGGACCTCCTTCCTCGATACAACAGCCCAAATCCTCTCgctccatcccatccaccCTTCATCCCTTCCTAAATCCCTGTCCCAACCGGAAACAGTAAGATCCGGCACCGCGATACTTTACAAGCAAGGCAAGTCGCGCCGACTATTCGTGGCTTGTGCAAGGAACAGTTGGATAGAAGTCCAAGAGATTAAAATGGCGGGTAAGAAGGCTTTGGGTATCAAGGAGTGGTGGAATGGGTTACCGAAAAATGTGAGGGAAAGCGGGGAAGTGGTCTTTCAGTGA
- a CDS encoding cytoplasmic tRNA 2-thiolation protein 1 produces MPPTPCSLCHTARALVKRPKTGQQVCKDCFFEVFETEVHNTILEGEGIFKRGERVAIGASGGKDSTVLAHVLSVLNKRYDYGLDLYLLSIDEGITGYRDDSLETVKQNQVEYGLPLKILSYSELYGWTMDKIVEQVGKKNNCTFCGVFRRQALDRGAAQLGVDHIVTGHNADDIAETVLMNIMRGDIARLARCTAVTTQSEDTIKRSKPFKYAYEKEIVMYAYFKKLTYFSTECIYSPDAYRGHARVFLKDLESVRPSAIVDIIHSGESFVLEQSVQRGMKALQTCLRCGYISSNDLCKACALLEGLESGLSRSALRQTQESTSAAPEGHRTIPMFERYASLNGTPKTPATPADPVDGIERSVKTIEIV; encoded by the exons ATGCCGCCTACACCCTGTTCATTATGTCATACCGCAAGAGCTCTTGTGAAACGACCAAAAACCGGACAACAGGTTTGCAAGGACTGCTTTTTTGAAGTTTTCGAGACCGAGGTGCACAACACAATACtagagggagaaggaatTTTTAAGCGAGGGGAACGGGTTGCTATAGGAGCTAGTGGTGGAAAAG ATTCAACCGTTCTTGCACACGTTCTTTCAGTTCTCAACAAGCGATATGACTACGGATTGGATCTGTATCTGCTGTCCATTGATGAGGGTATTACCGGGTATCGAGATGATTCTTTAGAA ACTGTCAAGCAAAATCAAGTAGAGTATGGACTTCCTCTCAAGATCCTATCTTACTCTGAGCTTTATGGGTGGACGATGGATAAGATTGTAGAACAAGTtggcaagaagaacaaTT GTACTTTCTGTGGTGTTTTCCGTCGCCAGGCATTGGACCGTGGAGCGGCCCAATTAGGGGTGGACCATATCGTAACCGGGCATAATGCGGATGACATTGCTGAAACTGTCTTGATGAACA TAATGAGAGGCGATATTGCCCGTTTGGCGCGATGTACGGCGGTTACGACCCAATCTGAGGATACGATCAAGAGAAGCAAGCCATTCAAGTATGCGTACGAGAAGGAAATTGTCAT GTATGCGTACTTCAAGAAACTCACATACTTTTCAACCGAGTGTATCTACTCTCCTGATG CTTACAGAGGACATGCCCGAGTTTTCCTCAAGGACCTCGAATCCGTACGACCTAGTGCTATCGTCGATATCATACATTCTGGCGAGTCTTTCGTACTAGAGCAAAGCGTGCAAAGAGGTATGAAGGCTTTGCAGACTTGCTTGCGTTGTGGTTACATCTCTTCAAATGATCTTTGT AAAGCTTGCGCCTTATTGGAAGGTCTTGAATCGGGTCTTTCCCGCTCTGCCCTC CGTCAAACACAGGAGAGCACCTCTGCTGCTCCAGAGGGACATCGTACAATCCCCATGTTTGAGAGATATGCTTCTCTGAACGGTACGCCGAAAACACCTGCGACACCCGCAGACCCGGTGGACGGTATTGAGAGATCGGTGAAAACCATTGAAATAGTTTGA
- a CDS encoding TIGR01456 family HAD hydrolase, translated as MLLHTRRLPSKIRTACTLRRLTTFSDGLFPKKLAFAFDIDGVLKQGHNVLPEAKRTMKLLTGEDGRLPKPIPFLLITNGGGVLDSERLSFLSSELGVQLTPDQLVQSHTPMRDYAHNYKDKHVLVIGGKGESCRKVAESYGMKYAHIPQDVIAWKPSIWDRTELTKEEEAFVRPQDFSSIQFSAIFMIHDSHDWGRDTTLILDLLNSNNGYLGTRKEGRKNGEEAVELIMSNADVEWRSDWPIPRLGQGAFRIGLEAVYKATTGLDLTYIQYGKPFKATYDFSELSLRRYLASVGREANVPLHVYMVGDNPASDIAGANAHGWSSILVRTGVFHDTHGEKPAYQPTVIVDDVEKGVEWAIGKEMGLF; from the exons ATGTTGCTACACACAAGAAGACTTCCGAGCAAGATTCGTACAGCGTGCACGCTCCGGCGCCTGACCA CCTTTAGTGATGGCCTTTTCCCGAAAAAACTTGCTTTTGCATTTGATATA GATGGTGTGCTCAAACAAGGCCACAATGTCCTTCCTGAAGCTAAACGTACAATGAAGCTTCTTACAGGCGAAGATGGACGATTACCCAA GCCGATACCTTTCTTGCTGATAACCAACGGCGGTGGAGTTCTTGACAGCGAGCgcctctcctttctttcctccgAATTAGGTGTCCAACTTACGCCAGACCAACTTGTCCAGAGCCATACACCCATGCGTGATTATGCGCACAATTACAAGGATAAACACGTGCTTGTTATTGGcgggaagggagaaagcTGCAGAAAGGTTGCCGAATC CTATGGAATGAAGTATGCCCACATACCTCAGGACGTGATCGCTTGGAAACCTTCAATCTGGGATCGTACAGAGCTGacgaaagaggaagaggcttTTGTTCGA CCGCAAGacttctcttccatccagTTTTCCGCTATATTTATGATACATGATTCTCACGACTGGGGTAGAGATACTACGCTTATTCTTGACCTTCTCAATTCTAACAATGGATATCTGGGCACcagaaaggaaggaagaaagaacgGGGAAGAGGCGGTCGAGTTGATCATGAGCAATGCTGATGTTGAATGGCGGTC TGACTGGCCCATACCTCGATTAGGTCAAGGGGCATTCAGGATTGGTTTGGAAGCTGTTTATAAG GCAACAACAGGCCTTGATCTCACTTACATCCAATACGGGAAGCCTTTCAAAGCCACTTATGACTTTTCTGAACTTTCTCTGCGCCGATACTTGGCTTCTGTCGGACGCGAGGCTAATGTCCCTTTGCATGT CTACATGGTAGGTGACAACCCCGCTTCAGATATTGCAGGGGCAAATGCGCATGGCTGGTCTTCCATCCTCGTCCGCACAGGCGTCTTTCACGATACCCATGGAGAAAAACCAGCGTATCAACCAACAGTTATTGTCGATGATGTAGAGAAGGGAGTAGAGTGGGCTATCGGTAAAGAGATGGGGTTGTTTTGA